In one Desulfobacterales bacterium genomic region, the following are encoded:
- a CDS encoding NAD-binding protein, producing the protein MDKFWIIGGGKFGFRAAQELRKIDSTHQITIVDKQKAVCRQSDRLGFETVCTDGVKYLEYHLTRTHSPDWIVPAIPLHVAYEWIRAKMSARFIIEDDSVPYVIVSELPNPIQGVTGQFFISIADFKCPAGCLEPQKICTYTNKRRPMILHEFLKSIQLKDFTSIVIQSHQLAPGVGGYTPRTLFKTLDRIQTTQKPVLLSTACSCHGIIQTFKHRPK; encoded by the coding sequence GTGGACAAATTTTGGATCATCGGCGGCGGTAAATTTGGCTTTAGAGCGGCCCAAGAACTCCGCAAAATTGATTCCACCCATCAAATAACAATCGTCGATAAACAAAAAGCCGTTTGTAGGCAGTCGGACCGCTTGGGATTTGAGACTGTTTGTACAGACGGCGTAAAATACCTTGAATACCATTTGACGCGCACCCATTCTCCGGACTGGATTGTCCCGGCCATCCCTTTGCATGTGGCCTATGAATGGATCAGGGCCAAAATGTCCGCAAGGTTCATAATAGAAGATGATAGCGTACCATATGTCATCGTCAGCGAATTGCCAAATCCCATCCAGGGCGTAACCGGGCAATTTTTTATCAGCATCGCCGATTTTAAATGCCCAGCTGGCTGCCTTGAGCCACAAAAAATTTGCACCTATACCAACAAACGGCGCCCTATGATCTTGCATGAATTTTTGAAATCCATTCAACTCAAAGATTTCACATCCATCGTCATCCAAAGCCATCAGTTGGCGCCCGGTGTGGGGGGGTACACACCCCGCACTTTATTTAAGACGCTGGATAGGATTCAAACCACCCAAAAACCGGTATTGCTGAGTACCGCTTGTAGCTGTCACGGCATTATTCAAACATTCAAGCACCGGCCAAAATGA
- a CDS encoding DUF169 domain-containing protein, translated as MHDFQTISQNLINSLSLQYEPVGVNLYNETGTLPADLTFTQKEYKSYCHALVAAGEGEVLLLKKEQMGCKLGTSVLGMEEDMEAYLDDGVLEKYGVGLFETEEASAETILKSSYLEKGKTKTALIAPLSYLKQAPQVAVFTANSEQVMWLLYALNYEKGGHMNLPQSGGALGGCADITAMPLLEGVANITFLGLGCRLKSSVDPCDLMLGAPGDQLEMIHNHVLDMAKPIAMLKKQGASS; from the coding sequence ATGCATGATTTCCAAACCATTTCTCAAAACTTGATTAACAGTTTATCGCTGCAATATGAGCCTGTCGGTGTCAATCTGTATAATGAAACAGGCACCCTACCCGCAGATCTGACCTTCACCCAAAAGGAGTACAAAAGCTATTGCCATGCCCTGGTGGCCGCCGGTGAGGGTGAAGTCTTGCTTCTCAAAAAGGAACAGATGGGCTGTAAATTAGGGACCTCCGTTTTGGGTATGGAAGAAGACATGGAGGCCTACCTGGATGACGGCGTTCTGGAAAAATACGGTGTGGGTCTTTTTGAGACCGAGGAAGCATCGGCTGAAACCATTTTAAAATCATCGTATCTGGAAAAGGGTAAAACCAAAACGGCCCTAATAGCGCCCCTGTCATATCTTAAACAAGCGCCACAAGTAGCGGTTTTTACTGCCAACAGCGAACAAGTGATGTGGCTGCTTTACGCATTGAACTATGAAAAAGGCGGACACATGAACCTGCCTCAATCCGGGGGCGCTTTGGGCGGCTGCGCCGATATCACAGCCATGCCTCTTTTGGAAGGGGTGGCGAACATAACGTTTTTGGGATTGGGGTGCAGACTAAAATCTTCCGTGGACCCCTGCGACTTGATGTTGGGCGCACCCGGGGATCAGCTGGAAATGATTCATAATCATGTTCTGGATATGGCCAAACCGATCGCCATGCTTAAAAAACAAGGCGCCAGTTCTTGA
- the cbiR gene encoding cobamide remodeling phosphodiesterase CbiR, whose translation MMSYPALKKSYKGLYPFRLGTTSYIYPADYIPNIKMLGPYLDEIELLLFESLPPQSLPTKAVIDELCQIGGEHDLRYNIHLPIDVSISHSDPKKQQQAVDTLLAVINLVRPLSPTTCTLHIPYYQNSYIRNHLNKWQKRVQRNLIKILESGAQPELIAIETLDYPFNLLEPIIENLNLSVCLDLGHLMAGAYDMKTVFNAYGHNTVIIHLHAFAKNRDHMALNHLSPKHAQTIFWILNNFQKTVSIEVFSFEDLQASLDYLDQFCHIDNRQ comes from the coding sequence ATGATGTCGTATCCTGCATTAAAAAAATCGTATAAAGGGCTGTACCCATTTAGACTGGGAACGACGTCGTATATATATCCGGCTGATTATATCCCAAATATCAAAATGCTGGGGCCCTATCTGGATGAGATCGAGCTGCTCTTATTTGAAAGTTTGCCACCGCAATCACTGCCCACCAAGGCCGTCATCGATGAACTCTGCCAAATTGGCGGAGAACACGATCTGCGTTATAATATTCATCTGCCAATCGATGTATCCATCAGTCATTCAGACCCTAAAAAACAACAACAGGCTGTCGATACCCTATTGGCAGTTATAAATCTTGTCAGACCTCTTTCTCCCACGACCTGCACGCTGCATATTCCATATTATCAAAATTCATATATCAGAAATCATCTAAATAAATGGCAGAAAAGAGTGCAGCGGAATCTGATCAAGATACTAGAAAGCGGAGCGCAACCGGAATTAATCGCAATTGAAACTCTGGATTATCCATTTAATTTGCTTGAACCCATCATTGAGAATTTAAATTTAAGCGTTTGCCTGGATCTCGGGCATCTCATGGCTGGTGCGTATGATATGAAAACCGTATTTAATGCCTATGGTCACAATACGGTAATCATCCATCTTCACGCTTTTGCCAAAAACCGCGACCACATGGCCTTGAACCATTTATCCCCGAAACATGCTCAAACGATATTCTGGATATTAAATAATTTCCAAAAAACAGTATCCATAGAGGTATTTTCGTTCGAAGACCTGCAGGCCTCTCTGGATTATTTAGATCAATTTTGCCATATTGACAACAGGCAGTAG
- a CDS encoding FAD-binding oxidoreductase, giving the protein MGKEIETASPQNANPVLSTELLNRRWLSKNVFEIELSRPESFEFEAGHTICFIHQSIERYYSLLSTPQDPHLALCVFHVPQGQFSPILANAEIGARFEFTGPHGYFTFKPSPRKPIFVATGTGIAPFVSLARSGIKNFTLFHEARIADELYYQSFFEEIQSTYFPCLPSPENARPKPEGMFQGHVADCIKANLPHKTYDFYLCGEREMIREVTLLVDELYTGSYVFTEVFF; this is encoded by the coding sequence ATGGGTAAAGAAATCGAAACAGCATCGCCACAAAATGCCAATCCGGTTCTGTCCACCGAATTGTTAAACCGTCGTTGGTTATCAAAGAATGTTTTTGAAATCGAACTGAGCCGACCGGAATCATTTGAGTTTGAAGCCGGTCACACCATCTGTTTTATCCACCAATCAATCGAAAGATATTATTCTTTGCTTTCCACACCGCAAGACCCCCATTTGGCCCTTTGCGTCTTTCATGTGCCGCAAGGCCAATTTTCTCCGATTCTTGCCAATGCCGAGATAGGCGCCCGATTTGAATTTACCGGTCCGCACGGATATTTCACCTTTAAACCCTCTCCGCGCAAGCCCATCTTTGTTGCCACCGGCACCGGGATTGCCCCGTTTGTGTCTCTCGCGCGGTCCGGCATTAAGAACTTTACCCTGTTTCATGAAGCCAGAATCGCTGATGAACTTTACTATCAATCTTTTTTTGAAGAAATTCAATCAACCTATTTTCCGTGTTTGCCATCGCCTGAAAACGCGAGACCGAAACCCGAGGGAATGTTTCAGGGTCATGTAGCCGACTGCATCAAAGCGAATCTGCCACACAAAACATATGATTTTTATCTGTGCGGAGAACGTGAAATGATCCGTGAAGTCACTTTGCTGGTCGATGAACTATATACGGGCTCTTATGTTTTTACTGAGGTATTCTTTTAA
- the cobO gene encoding cob(I)yrinic acid a,c-diamide adenosyltransferase: MQRKGLILIHTGNGKGKTTAAFGAAFRAAGHGMNVLILQFMKGRKDLGELKALRSINLPIELKQFGRGVFFKSRACELIDIYLAYQGLWAFREAIESRVFDLIILDEIITAINFHILNLTAVKKAITLKYPELHLILTGGNAPQALLEMADLVTEMHPIKHHYDRGIQAQKGIEY, encoded by the coding sequence ATGCAACGTAAAGGATTAATTTTAATTCATACGGGCAACGGAAAAGGAAAAACCACCGCGGCATTTGGAGCCGCCTTTCGCGCGGCAGGACATGGGATGAATGTGTTGATTTTGCAGTTTATGAAAGGGCGAAAAGACCTGGGTGAATTAAAGGCTTTAAGGTCTATCAATTTGCCGATTGAATTAAAGCAGTTTGGCCGAGGTGTGTTTTTTAAGAGCCGGGCCTGCGAACTCATTGACATCTATCTGGCTTATCAAGGCCTGTGGGCATTCCGCGAAGCTATCGAAAGTCGTGTATTTGATTTGATCATACTGGATGAAATTATTACTGCCATTAATTTTCATATTCTCAACCTAACTGCGGTCAAAAAAGCCATCACACTGAAGTATCCGGAACTTCATTTAATTCTTACTGGTGGTAATGCCCCGCAGGCGCTATTGGAGATGGCCGACCTGGTGACCGAAATGCACCCCATCAAGCATCATTATGATCGGGGCATCCAGGCCCAAAAAGGGATCGAATATTAA
- a CDS encoding DUF1638 domain-containing protein, which yields MGILGILTCEILELEFADLLGKDSDVGRISILDDLRSQHLIASLESQIGDRLERISSLDQFKAAGNHQLEVLVGVLELALHNRKDTLQQGLIEAALAFGAHVDALMLGYGLCGNALEKPDELLSDAGVPIFIPMDEDHPVDDCIGLLIGGRERYYEEQCQVAGTFFMIPGWTTHWKRMFEQEFGNLSPEMAKRIFKHYERSLLISTPIMSLEEMKQNSEAFNDLFDLRTEVCKGTLSILHKTWDSAKTCLLSKID from the coding sequence ATGGGCATTTTAGGGATTCTGACCTGTGAAATTCTGGAGCTGGAATTTGCCGATCTGCTTGGCAAAGACAGCGACGTGGGCCGGATTAGTATTTTGGATGATCTGCGCTCCCAGCATTTGATCGCGTCCTTGGAATCCCAAATCGGCGACCGCTTAGAACGGATCAGCAGTCTGGACCAGTTTAAAGCTGCCGGCAACCATCAGCTTGAAGTCCTGGTCGGCGTGCTGGAACTGGCTTTGCACAATCGCAAAGACACCCTCCAGCAGGGCTTAATTGAAGCAGCGCTTGCATTTGGTGCCCACGTGGACGCCCTGATGCTGGGATACGGCCTGTGCGGCAATGCTTTGGAAAAACCTGATGAGCTGCTGTCGGATGCCGGTGTTCCGATCTTTATTCCCATGGATGAAGATCATCCGGTTGACGATTGTATTGGTCTGCTGATTGGCGGGCGTGAACGCTATTATGAGGAACAATGCCAGGTAGCGGGGACATTTTTTATGATACCAGGCTGGACTACCCATTGGAAGCGCATGTTTGAACAGGAGTTTGGCAATCTGAGCCCTGAAATGGCCAAAAGGATATTCAAACACTATGAACGATCGCTTTTGATTTCGACACCCATTATGTCCCTCGAAGAGATGAAACAAAATTCAGAGGCCTTTAATGATTTGTTCGATTTGCGTACCGAAGTGTGCAAGGGCACGCTCAGCATCCTCCACAAGACCTGGGATTCGGCTAAGACCTGCCTGCTTTCTAAAATCGATTGA
- a CDS encoding TIGR03905 family TSCPD domain-containing protein, with the protein MPEKTRTKRFIYPTQGVCPPEIHFKLNNDHLEEIRFVGGGCPGNAQLVARLLEGKPLAEALEYLIGIDCRNGTSCPDQLATALTAAKNGNLNPAESFRVHIDPADRDRIGLISATDGNPVILQKFIDHTQANRIETLYCVGNLTGNSDQNKALIQKIRRHKMIAIQGENDWRYAQVQEQKNMPPLEQKQRDWLLRLPQVLRFQMKQKKGIVFFGDYIQGLPDYSDFEPFALEMNMVCGLTDFMQDETVFPALEAMVPQFQADIIIFSQLKRWGHWHIAGKDFISLGPAMDAKGLSWGLLEVSDELIEFKIMQAEIQGG; encoded by the coding sequence ATGCCTGAGAAAACCAGAACAAAACGTTTTATCTATCCAACTCAGGGTGTTTGCCCACCTGAGATTCATTTTAAGCTTAACAACGACCATCTTGAGGAAATTCGTTTTGTGGGGGGTGGCTGCCCGGGCAACGCTCAGCTGGTGGCACGTCTTTTAGAAGGAAAACCATTGGCAGAAGCCTTGGAATACTTGATCGGAATTGACTGTCGCAATGGAACATCCTGCCCCGATCAACTAGCCACTGCCCTAACTGCCGCTAAAAACGGCAACCTGAACCCCGCCGAATCTTTTCGAGTACATATAGATCCTGCCGACAGGGATCGGATCGGCCTGATCAGTGCTACAGATGGCAATCCCGTTATTTTACAGAAATTTATTGATCACACCCAAGCCAACAGAATAGAGACACTTTATTGCGTTGGTAACTTGACCGGGAATTCTGATCAAAACAAAGCATTAATTCAGAAAATACGTCGACACAAAATGATAGCGATCCAGGGGGAAAACGACTGGCGCTATGCCCAGGTTCAAGAACAAAAGAACATGCCGCCACTCGAACAAAAGCAAAGGGATTGGCTGCTGCGGTTGCCTCAGGTGCTGCGCTTTCAAATGAAGCAAAAAAAAGGGATTGTCTTTTTCGGCGATTACATTCAAGGACTACCCGATTATTCTGACTTTGAACCCTTTGCCCTGGAAATGAACATGGTGTGTGGATTGACCGATTTCATGCAGGATGAAACCGTTTTTCCGGCACTGGAGGCGATGGTACCCCAATTTCAAGCCGATATTATTATTTTTAGCCAGCTCAAACGCTGGGGACATTGGCATATTGCCGGCAAAGACTTCATCAGTCTCGGGCCGGCTATGGACGCAAAGGGCCTATCCTGGGGTTTGCTGGAAGTTTCTGATGAATTGATCGAATTTAAGATCATGCAGGCTGAAATCCAAGGAGGATGA
- a CDS encoding AAA family ATPase — MNNIYLEDVNIEGFKSFSEETNMSFQPGIGVIIGNNGVGKSNILDAIVWALGENDLDRIRCYEQQELFFAGSKDYPPAPKIRVELFLKEGDNKDASGIRLARERTQNGEDRYWINKTRYERDAYRQKLDAYHLKHCLSTIIRQEQINDILQLDPWQRFDNIRQMLNLPSEAEILGCLQDVIGPLFQRYMAYLIPLGDVGLEVISKDGQKGLEIEVNLPGNRLRRAHQLSGGEKSITSLALKLAIFHQLESPFFLLDEVEPSLDYTNHKSMQAFLKDVADSKQLIMITHLRSTIALANTVHGVRTRWDGSSFMKFYFVMDERLLRLYKCC, encoded by the coding sequence ATGAATAATATCTATTTAGAAGATGTGAACATTGAAGGCTTTAAATCCTTTTCCGAAGAAACCAACATGAGCTTTCAGCCCGGCATCGGTGTTATTATCGGAAATAACGGTGTCGGAAAATCTAATATTCTGGATGCGATTGTTTGGGCACTGGGCGAAAATGATCTGGACCGCATCCGCTGTTATGAACAGCAAGAGTTGTTTTTTGCCGGTAGCAAGGACTATCCGCCGGCACCCAAAATTCGAGTGGAGCTGTTTCTTAAAGAGGGAGACAATAAGGACGCCTCCGGCATCCGACTGGCCCGCGAAAGAACCCAAAATGGGGAAGATCGTTACTGGATTAATAAAACCCGCTATGAACGCGATGCCTATCGGCAAAAATTAGATGCCTATCATCTGAAGCACTGTCTATCGACCATCATCCGGCAGGAACAAATTAATGACATCCTGCAGCTGGACCCCTGGCAGCGGTTTGACAACATTCGGCAAATGCTGAATCTGCCATCCGAAGCCGAAATTCTTGGCTGCCTGCAAGATGTTATTGGTCCTTTATTTCAGCGCTATATGGCTTATCTGATTCCGCTTGGAGACGTTGGGCTGGAAGTGATTTCAAAAGATGGGCAAAAGGGATTGGAGATCGAAGTCAACCTCCCTGGCAATCGCCTGCGCCGGGCACATCAATTATCCGGCGGTGAAAAATCAATTACCAGTCTGGCACTGAAGCTGGCGATATTTCATCAACTTGAAAGCCCCTTTTTTCTGCTGGATGAAGTAGAGCCCTCTTTGGACTATACCAACCACAAGTCGATGCAGGCTTTTCTCAAAGACGTGGCCGACAGCAAACAGCTGATTATGATTACGCACCTGCGTAGCACAATCGCCCTGGCGAATACAGTGCACGGCGTCAGAACCCGCTGGGATGGATCCTCGTTCATGAAGTTTTATTTTGTGATGGACGAGAGGCTGCTTAGGCTATATAAATGCTGTTGA
- a CDS encoding GTP-binding protein: protein MSTPLSPRSDDKADILLLSGFLGAGKTTLLKRILSWEADLSDTVVMVNEFGDVGIDGALLKDSGSDVIELTSGCICCTLSADLHQSLTRIWTQFKPRRIIVEASGVADPKSITAVLQDPQIGRYMELKKIITVLEADIWAARDVFGQLFYNQLEMAHLILLNKIDLMAAEKIPQFLEEIHKAIPDSQVVPTIHCGIDPETLWTQAQPKMPALKPIDFFQPASLNAESHLYDPHAPSEAHDSHEAKSVDFVTFSFRDSRIFDEIRFKNFIRQLPWELFRIKGTVRFADRLEMLNFVGGKSEWSPWEGEVETRLAFIGWKIDKQKTLKNLKRCLVEAS from the coding sequence ATGAGCACACCGCTTAGCCCTCGGTCAGACGATAAAGCCGATATTCTACTTTTATCGGGCTTTTTAGGTGCCGGCAAAACCACCTTACTCAAAAGAATCCTTTCCTGGGAAGCTGACCTATCCGATACCGTTGTCATGGTCAATGAGTTTGGCGACGTCGGGATCGATGGCGCCTTGCTTAAAGATTCCGGTTCTGACGTGATCGAACTGACCAGCGGATGCATCTGCTGCACGCTTAGCGCCGATCTCCATCAGTCGCTGACGCGCATATGGACCCAATTCAAACCCCGCCGCATTATAGTAGAAGCCTCAGGCGTAGCGGACCCCAAATCGATCACAGCGGTTTTGCAGGACCCCCAGATCGGTCGATATATGGAGTTGAAAAAAATTATTACGGTGTTGGAAGCCGATATTTGGGCCGCGCGCGACGTATTCGGCCAACTTTTTTACAACCAGCTTGAAATGGCCCATTTAATCCTTTTAAATAAAATCGATTTAATGGCAGCCGAAAAAATTCCGCAGTTTCTGGAAGAAATCCATAAGGCCATACCCGACTCCCAGGTGGTGCCCACGATACACTGTGGAATCGATCCCGAAACCCTTTGGACTCAAGCGCAACCGAAAATGCCCGCATTAAAGCCGATTGATTTTTTCCAGCCGGCTTCGTTAAACGCCGAGTCCCATCTATATGATCCTCATGCGCCCAGCGAAGCGCACGACAGCCATGAGGCCAAGTCGGTTGACTTTGTAACCTTTTCTTTCCGGGATTCAAGAATCTTCGACGAGATCCGCTTTAAAAATTTTATCCGCCAATTACCTTGGGAGTTATTCCGGATTAAAGGCACGGTGCGTTTTGCCGATCGCTTGGAAATGCTCAATTTTGTCGGCGGTAAGAGCGAATGGTCCCCATGGGAAGGTGAAGTCGAAACCCGGCTGGCCTTTATCGGATGGAAAATCGATAAACAAAAAACCCTCAAAAACCTAAAACGCTGTTTGGTTGAAGCTTCCTAG
- a CDS encoding FAD-dependent oxidoreductase, which yields MSDIIFSSWGGEIVENRGDETQEQKSINDLDLPEYFKQDEKIKALMGWKGIVLRSREVDIIDLCREYFEAVLAHSKTCDKCNYCKTGWEEMLEVFEDMANGEATEEDLEFLQSAAEAIVSNAKCSIGKSGPAPLFDALKYFADDFSQVISGEKQMAKGDYYSKLTAPCLDACPIHLDIPKYVELIKDAKFAESLTVIRERLPIAGIVGRVCFRPCEKHCRRGNLDEPISIKALKRFVADHELSEQKEPEYEITPSEKTGKVAIVGAGPAGITCAFHLARKGHQVTIYERLDEPGGMSAVGIPDYRLPRNILQVEVLQIQKMGVVINYGQTIGNDLTLSELDNQFDAVFIGMGAQHSTQMGIEGESDEYQGFIPGLSYLREVNAGRDPYPQGKKAVVIGGGNVAIDCVRCCLRTDNEDIHLVYRRTRNEMPADEVEIHDAEQEQVQFHFLTAPVRILAEAGKVVGLECIKMELGEPDDSGRPRPVPVEGSEFVFDCDTIISAIGQQVDLSMLAGMDDVETTKWNTIVVDEYTKQSSRPKIFVAGDCETGPDALITACAGGRRAAYSIDRFINGQPLDYDNNHYFDKLFETVKVYDPDEEILKVESKPGFKPNMLPPDERKSTFDEIEQGLSAQEAVAEAERCLRCYQVATIAV from the coding sequence ATGTCGGATATAATTTTTAGTTCATGGGGCGGAGAAATTGTTGAAAACCGCGGTGATGAAACGCAGGAACAGAAATCAATCAACGACCTGGATTTGCCCGAATATTTCAAGCAGGACGAAAAAATCAAAGCATTGATGGGCTGGAAAGGAATTGTCCTGCGTTCCCGTGAAGTGGATATCATTGATCTGTGCCGGGAGTATTTTGAGGCCGTTCTGGCGCATTCAAAAACCTGTGACAAATGCAACTACTGCAAAACGGGCTGGGAGGAGATGCTCGAGGTCTTTGAGGATATGGCCAACGGGGAAGCCACCGAAGAAGATCTTGAGTTTTTGCAGTCGGCTGCTGAAGCAATCGTCAGCAATGCAAAATGCAGCATCGGCAAATCCGGACCGGCGCCATTGTTTGATGCCCTCAAATATTTTGCCGATGATTTTTCGCAGGTCATCAGCGGCGAAAAACAGATGGCAAAGGGAGACTATTATTCAAAACTGACGGCCCCCTGTCTGGACGCCTGCCCGATTCATCTCGATATTCCCAAATACGTCGAGTTGATCAAAGATGCCAAATTTGCAGAATCCCTCACGGTCATTCGCGAACGTCTGCCCATAGCGGGCATCGTGGGGCGTGTCTGTTTCAGACCCTGTGAAAAGCATTGCCGCCGCGGGAATCTGGATGAACCCATTTCGATAAAAGCGCTCAAACGCTTTGTGGCGGATCATGAACTTTCCGAACAAAAGGAACCCGAATACGAAATCACACCCTCCGAAAAAACCGGGAAAGTGGCCATTGTGGGCGCCGGGCCCGCTGGAATTACCTGTGCCTTTCACCTGGCCCGCAAAGGACATCAGGTGACGATTTACGAGCGCCTCGATGAGCCCGGCGGCATGTCAGCTGTGGGGATCCCCGACTACCGTCTGCCCCGCAATATCCTGCAGGTTGAGGTGCTGCAAATTCAAAAAATGGGGGTCGTCATCAACTACGGTCAAACCATCGGAAATGATCTGACACTTTCAGAGCTTGATAATCAGTTTGATGCGGTATTTATCGGTATGGGCGCGCAGCACAGCACTCAAATGGGTATCGAGGGAGAAAGCGATGAATATCAGGGATTTATCCCAGGGCTTAGTTACCTGCGAGAAGTGAATGCCGGCCGCGATCCGTATCCACAAGGCAAAAAAGCCGTAGTGATCGGCGGCGGCAATGTTGCCATTGATTGTGTTCGCTGTTGCCTGCGAACCGACAATGAAGATATTCATCTGGTGTACCGACGGACCCGCAACGAGATGCCGGCCGATGAAGTCGAGATTCACGATGCCGAACAAGAACAGGTGCAATTTCACTTCCTGACTGCGCCGGTGCGGATTCTGGCTGAAGCGGGTAAAGTGGTCGGCCTCGAATGCATCAAAATGGAACTGGGAGAACCGGATGACAGCGGCAGACCACGACCGGTTCCGGTTGAAGGTTCGGAGTTTGTTTTCGATTGCGATACCATCATTTCGGCTATCGGGCAGCAGGTCGATCTTTCAATGCTTGCCGGAATGGACGATGTTGAAACAACAAAATGGAATACCATTGTCGTTGACGAGTACACCAAGCAGAGCAGCCGTCCAAAAATTTTCGTTGCCGGTGACTGTGAAACCGGACCGGATGCTTTGATTACCGCCTGTGCTGGTGGCCGCCGGGCAGCATACAGCATCGATCGATTTATTAATGGGCAGCCTCTCGATTACGATAACAATCACTATTTTGATAAGCTTTTCGAAACTGTAAAAGTCTATGACCCGGATGAAGAAATTCTTAAGGTTGAGAGCAAACCGGGATTCAAGCCAAATATGCTCCCACCGGACGAGCGAAAATCAACCTTTGATGAAATCGAGCAAGGCCTCTCGGCCCAAGAAGCCGTGGCCGAAGCCGAGCGATGTTTGCGGTGCTACCAGGTTGCAACCATCGCTGTCTAA
- a CDS encoding 4-vinyl reductase, protein MTIFNWQNEFNRDGHRVVISGQPVALHCHHYNINLQKTLEETLGAEGVELLYRSAEETNYNSLQHLSSQYEKIRTLKSKLEMASLLYQNCGLGIIHFRKVRPHAAYIASTSSHHVTGWLAKHGRRETPGCHFTRGWIAGALEAIYQRPLGFYSVAERHCKMKRDAECVFHVKER, encoded by the coding sequence ATGACTATTTTTAACTGGCAAAACGAATTTAACCGGGACGGGCACCGGGTCGTGATCTCGGGGCAACCCGTTGCCTTGCACTGCCATCACTACAATATCAATTTACAGAAAACGCTGGAAGAGACACTGGGCGCCGAAGGTGTCGAGCTTCTGTACCGTTCGGCTGAGGAAACCAATTATAATAGTTTGCAGCATCTTTCTAGCCAATATGAAAAAATCAGAACCCTTAAGTCGAAGCTGGAAATGGCCTCTTTGCTCTATCAGAATTGCGGTTTGGGGATCATCCATTTCAGGAAGGTCAGACCCCATGCGGCTTATATTGCGAGTACCTCCAGCCATCATGTCACCGGGTGGCTCGCCAAACACGGGCGGCGCGAAACGCCGGGCTGCCACTTTACGCGGGGATGGATTGCCGGCGCGCTGGAGGCGATTTACCAGCGCCCCCTTGGTTTTTATAGCGTGGCGGAACGCCACTGCAAAATGAAGCGGGATGCGGAGTGTGTCTTTCATGTTAAGGAGCGTTAA
- a CDS encoding 4-vinyl reductase, translating into MAIDVSKIIHAVMEGSKIRESKGIIPLFGVYLSLFSVNYYNRLSFDFEIKMGKQRETEAKALLIAAAQECGYATFQGIRDSWEWQQVVAPMVENKKDQIFGFVAVAVAFGWGDLAVEELVPGEKLIIRASDSYEASGYLEQYGAAKSEKCYMLRGVTAAFMDLVYGGDYPDGCFAFAAQEPSCRVKGDPYCEFIARRSSD; encoded by the coding sequence GTGGCCATAGATGTCAGCAAGATTATCCATGCGGTCATGGAAGGCAGCAAAATAAGGGAATCCAAAGGGATCATCCCTCTTTTCGGGGTCTATCTCTCGCTATTTTCGGTGAACTATTACAACCGGCTGAGCTTTGACTTCGAAATCAAAATGGGTAAACAGCGTGAAACTGAAGCAAAGGCACTTTTGATTGCAGCTGCCCAGGAGTGCGGCTATGCGACGTTTCAAGGCATACGAGATTCCTGGGAGTGGCAGCAGGTTGTTGCGCCCATGGTTGAAAATAAAAAAGATCAGATTTTCGGTTTTGTGGCCGTGGCCGTAGCGTTTGGCTGGGGGGACCTGGCAGTCGAGGAGTTGGTTCCGGGTGAAAAACTGATCATTCGCGCCAGCGACTCTTATGAGGCCAGCGGCTACCTGGAGCAATACGGTGCTGCAAAATCGGAAAAATGCTACATGCTGCGCGGAGTCACCGCTGCTTTCATGGACCTGGTTTACGGCGGTGATTATCCGGATGGCTGTTTTGCCTTCGCAGCTCAAGAGCCGAGTTGCCGGGTGAAAGGAGACCCGTATTGTGAGTTTATTGCTCGAAGATCATCTGATTGA